The Micromonospora violae DNA segment CTCACGGGTGCCCTGGTTCTCGTGGGTGTCGTAGCCGCCCATACCGACGGTGGCGACCCGCACGTTGGCCCCGCCCTTGATCAGCTGGGCGAGTTGTTGGAAGGCCCGCCCCACGCCCTCGTACGTGACGCCCTCGGCGGGCTGGTACGGCTTGGCGGCGAGCTTCTGGGCGGTGGCCAGCGCGCCCATGCCCTCCTGCACGGCCTCCTCGACCGGGTGGTTGATCCCGGTGAAGAGCCCCTTGATGGCCTTCTCGGTGGCAGCCCGGAACCGCTGGTCACCGTTGAGCCGCAGCGAACCGACGCTGTTCAGCGAGAGCGCGCCGTTGTTGCCGACCAGCGAGCGGGGCAGGGTGCTGCCGACGCCGACGCTGCGGAACGCCGTGCCCTTGCCCAGGTTGTCGACCAGACCGTCGAGCCAACCCCGGCCGCCGGTCTCGTTCGGCAGCCCGCCCAGGTTGCAGGCGTCCGCGGCCTGGAAGTGGCTGCGCGACAACCGCTCGTCGGAGACGGCCGGGATGAAGCCCAGCTGGCCGGCCGTGAGCCACTTCTCCAACGGCTTGAACGCGCCGGTCAGCTTGAAACCGCGGCTCAGGGCCAGCGAGTCGTTGCCGAGCAGCAGGTCGGGCCGGGCCTTGCTGAGCACCGCGTCGTTGTCCGGAGCGACGAGGCTCAGCCCGTCCAGCCCGCCGTAGAGGAAGACGTGGATCAGGGTGCCGGTCTTGGTCGCCGCGAACGACGCCGAGGTGGTGACGAACTGGGCGGTGGCCAGCGCGGTGGCGGTGGCGGCGGCACCGGCGACGAAGGTCCGCCGGGTCACGCCCCGACCGTCCTGCTGCGCCTCCTCCAGGTTCTCCAGGGTGCGGTACCTGTCGAACTCGGCCGCGTTCTCGGCGGCGACGATGTCCGCCTCGGCACGCAGCAGCGCCTCGGCCGGGTTGTCGGCCAGCCGCCGCACGTCGGGGCATTCGGGGTGCAGGGGGAAAGAGTTGTCCACAGTCTTCTCCATCGGGTGCCTCACCGGAGGTGGTGCTGGGGGGAAGCGAGGATCGCCCGCGCGACGGCGGTGATGGCCCCGTTGAACGTGGCGTCGACCTTGGCGGTCGCCGCCACACCGGCCACGCCGAGGATGAGGTTCCTCTCCCGCGTGCTCAACTTCTGGCCCACCAGCCGCAGGGAG contains these protein-coding regions:
- a CDS encoding DUF1501 domain-containing protein codes for the protein MEKTVDNSFPLHPECPDVRRLADNPAEALLRAEADIVAAENAAEFDRYRTLENLEEAQQDGRGVTRRTFVAGAAATATALATAQFVTTSASFAATKTGTLIHVFLYGGLDGLSLVAPDNDAVLSKARPDLLLGNDSLALSRGFKLTGAFKPLEKWLTAGQLGFIPAVSDERLSRSHFQAADACNLGGLPNETGGRGWLDGLVDNLGKGTAFRSVGVGSTLPRSLVGNNGALSLNSVGSLRLNGDQRFRAATEKAIKGLFTGINHPVEEAVQEGMGALATAQKLAAKPYQPAEGVTYEGVGRAFQQLAQLIKGGANVRVATVGMGGYDTHENQGTREGGQLYRRLNELAKAMAAFFTDLGPQAADVTIMVSSEFGRRVRSNTGGTDHGHGGVVTLLSGKKLAGSLLGTWNGLDKLDSGDVPEYNNMFNVYGAVAQGRFGLTNAEVDKIFPRQKYAPMKLYA